Proteins from a single region of Bos javanicus breed banteng chromosome 7, ARS-OSU_banteng_1.0, whole genome shotgun sequence:
- the ZNRF4 gene encoding E3 ubiquitin-protein ligase ZNRF4: MMMAESLPLQGPGARDVLRLLEVFSKVAQRPGQSPRNSVLAGGGGTGCNRTMSQSLGASRTLGAPGLSVICQEGPLGRLSPPGTSLQGQNVILAVGPPGSPLLCSAASEPPFQVHLHSLPGHGSPGRPWRCPEASHWQSPVGPSSTPLLEKAGPAMGQQQPAVALGAVRISLMLLGLLAPSQAVVRAVVDGNSSMVDFADMPALFGAPLAPGGVRGYLMEAKPANACHPIQGPRPGNGSLGAIVLIRRYDCTFDLKVLHAQRAGFEAAIVHNVRSDDLVRMAHVYEDLRQQIAIPSVFVGEAASQDLRVITRCDKAAHVVLLPDYPPHPDLDCHPVLAVSWVLGRALALLTSAVFVLQRLWRWLWSWRASGQAVKAQATQRAQVRTFTRCNDLCAICLDEYEEGDRLKVLPCSHTYHCKCIDPWFSQVVRRSCPMCKQSVAGTEDSSDSTVDSHGDEEDSSLSGRHTPTWLVQARLRSRRLALLTRATSRRHCSATSVGEADASAPLEGPPERH; the protein is encoded by the exons ATGATGATGGCAGAAT CTTTACCCTTACAAGGTCCAGGAGCTAGGGATGTGCTGAGACTTCTAGAAGTTTTTTCCAAGGTTGCCCAGCGCCCAGGTCAGAGCCCCAGGAATTCTGTCTTGGCAGGGGGTGGAGGGACTGGATGTAACAGGACGATGTCACAGAGCCTGGGGGCATCTAGAACCCTGGGGGCTCCTGGTCTCAGTGTCATCTGCCAGGAAGGCCCCCTGGGTAGGTTATCTCCTCCTGGGACCAGCCTTCAAGGACAGAATGTGATCCTGGCTGTAGGGCCACCAGGGTCCCCGCtgctctgctcagctgcctctgaGCCACCTTTTCAAGTTCACCTCCATTCCCTCCCCGGCCACGGGTCCCCTGGGAGGCCCTGGAGATGCCCAGAGGCCTCCCATTGGCAGTCCCCAGTGGGACCTAGCTCCACGCCGCTGCTGGAGAAGGCCGGGCCAGCCATGGGGCAGCAGCAGCCAGCTGTGGCCCTGGGGGCAGTCAGGATCTCGCTGATGCTGCTGGGGCTGCTTGCTCCCTCGCAGGCGGTGGTGCGGGCCGTGGTGGATGGCAACTCGAGCATGGTGGACTTTGCAGATATGCCAGCCCTGTTTGGGGCGCCCCTGGCCCCCGGGGGCGTGCGAGGCTACCTGATGGAGGCCAAGCCAGCCAACGCATGCCATCCCATCCAGGGCCCACGGCCGGGCAACGGCTCCCTGGGTGCCATCGTGCTGATCCGCCGCTACGACTGCACGTTCGACCTCAAGGTGCTGCACGCCCAGCGGGCCGGCTTTGAGGCGGCCATTGTGCACAATGTGCGTTCCGACGACCTGGTGCGCATGGCACACGTGTATGAGGACCTGCGGCAGCAGATCGCCATCCCATCAGTGTTCGTGGGCGAGGCTGCTTCCCAGGACCTGCGGGTCATCACGCGCTGTGACAAGGCGGCCCACGTCGTCCTGCTGCCCGACTACCCGCCCCACCCGGACCTGGACTGCCACCCGGTGCTGGCCGTCTCCTGGGTGCTGGGCCGTGCCCTGGCCCTGCTCACCAGCGCTGTCTTTGTCCTGCAGCGTCTGTGGCGTTGGCTCTGGAGCTGGCGGGCCAGCGGGCAGGCAGTCAAGGCACAGGCCACCCAGAGGGCTCAGGTGCGCACCTTCACCAGGTGTAACGACCTCTGCGCCATCTGCCTGGATGAGTACGAGGAAGGCGACCGCCTCAAGGTCCTGCCCTGCTCCCATACCTACCACTGCAAGTGCATCGACCCCTGGTTCTCCCAGGTTGTCCGGCGCTCCTGCCCCATGTGCAAGCAGTCAGTGGCCGGCACGGAGGACAGCTCTGACTCCACCGTCGACAGCCACGGGGACGAGGAAGATTCCTCGCTGTCTGGCCGCCACACGCCGACCTGGCTTGTCCAGGCCCGGCTGCGCTCCCGGAGGCTGGCTCTGCTGACCCGAGCCACCTCCCGGCGCCACTGTAGTGCCACCTCTGTGGGGGAGGCCGATGCCAGTGCGCCCTTGGAGGGGCCCCCAGAACGCCACTGA